Proteins encoded together in one Chryseobacterium taklimakanense window:
- a CDS encoding energy transducer TonB has protein sequence MMKNLFKNQEFQLDEILFRGRNKEYGAYVLRHEADKILTKSMFIGIGLFAAITLTPFAVNSFRTADKVETSTPSGPHILDNVDTPEVPEVVPPVLIRPKQVETFNSIVPTPKANVKKETPAATIDQYDKAVAGTQDIAGEKPTGSFQSPNTTGPVQTGPVTIPAPEPKVENPDAIAENVDVEAVFTGGINSFRNRVISNFETSDFEGSGETLKTTVTFIVERDGTISNIKANGPDASFNREAERTIKSVKGKWVPAKVKGQPVRSYFKFPVSMIFE, from the coding sequence ATGATGAAAAATTTATTTAAAAACCAGGAATTTCAGTTGGATGAAATCCTTTTCAGGGGACGTAATAAGGAATATGGAGCCTATGTACTGAGACATGAAGCTGATAAGATCCTTACAAAATCAATGTTTATCGGAATCGGTCTATTTGCGGCGATTACTTTGACGCCGTTTGCCGTCAATTCTTTTAGAACAGCTGATAAAGTGGAGACATCAACACCATCAGGTCCTCATATTCTCGACAACGTGGATACGCCCGAAGTACCGGAAGTTGTACCACCAGTATTAATTCGCCCAAAGCAGGTAGAGACTTTCAATTCCATCGTTCCTACACCGAAAGCGAATGTAAAAAAAGAAACTCCGGCTGCTACCATTGATCAATACGATAAGGCAGTTGCAGGAACTCAGGATATTGCAGGTGAAAAACCAACTGGGTCTTTTCAGTCGCCCAATACAACAGGACCAGTACAAACCGGGCCAGTGACAATACCTGCACCGGAACCCAAAGTTGAAAACCCGGATGCGATTGCAGAAAATGTAGATGTAGAGGCGGTTTTTACAGGAGGGATCAACAGTTTCAGGAACCGAGTGATCAGTAATTTTGAAACTTCAGATTTTGAAGGCAGCGGAGAAACTTTGAAAACGACCGTAACTTTTATTGTTGAAAGAGACGGAACCATTTCCAATATCAAAGCCAACGGACCTGATGCATCCTTCAACCGTGAAGCCGAAAGAACTATAAAAAGCGTAAAGGGAAAATGGGTGCCTGCAAAAGTGAAGGGCCAGCCCGTGAGAAGCTACTTTAAGTTTCCGGTTTCGATGATATTTGAATAA
- a CDS encoding ParA family protein yields MAKIIGVANQKGGVGKTTTAVNLAAALGVLEKRILLIDADPQANATSGLGVEEVQFSTYNLLEHSADVEKCIQRTTSPNLDIVPSHIDLVAAEIELVDKTKREYMLKNALEPIKEQYDYIIIDCAPSLGLITVNALTAADSVIIPIQCEYFALEGLGKLLNTIKNVQKIHNPDLDIEGLLLTMYDSRLRLSNQVVEEVNLHFPEMVFDSIISRNVRLSEAPSFGESILMYDAESKGAIQYIQLAEEVLLKNEKTSKKTKKEKVER; encoded by the coding sequence ATGGCTAAAATCATTGGTGTTGCCAATCAGAAAGGGGGCGTCGGTAAAACGACAACAGCAGTAAATCTTGCAGCAGCTTTGGGAGTTCTGGAAAAAAGAATTCTTTTAATTGATGCCGATCCGCAGGCTAATGCAACTTCAGGACTTGGGGTTGAAGAAGTGCAGTTTTCAACTTATAACCTGCTGGAACACAGTGCTGATGTTGAAAAATGTATCCAAAGAACGACTTCGCCCAATCTCGATATTGTGCCGTCTCACATTGATTTGGTTGCAGCTGAAATCGAACTTGTAGATAAGACCAAGCGTGAGTATATGCTGAAGAACGCTTTGGAACCGATAAAAGAGCAGTACGATTATATCATCATCGATTGCGCACCAAGTTTAGGTTTGATTACCGTGAACGCGCTTACTGCCGCAGATTCCGTAATTATCCCGATCCAGTGTGAATATTTCGCGTTGGAAGGTCTGGGTAAATTACTGAACACCATCAAAAACGTGCAGAAAATCCATAATCCGGATTTAGATATCGAAGGGCTTTTGCTTACCATGTACGACAGCAGATTAAGGCTGTCTAACCAGGTTGTAGAGGAAGTGAATCTGCATTTTCCGGAAATGGTTTTCGACAGCATCATCAGCCGTAACGTGAGATTGAGTGAAGCGCCAAGTTTTGGCGAAAGCATTTTAATGTATGATGCCGAAAGTAAAGGTGCAATTCAGTACATTCAGTTGGCTGAGGAGGTGCTTCTAAAAAACGAAAAGACATCAAAAAAAACAAAAAAAGAAAAAGTTGAAAGATAA
- the hpt gene encoding hypoxanthine phosphoribosyltransferase produces METVKIHDKEFVPYLRNDEIQEIIKNLALKVYEDYKDETPVFIGVLNGVIMFFSDFLKHYPGQCEIAFIQMSSYLGGMQSTGIVYKKMDLTKDVEGRHIILMEDIVDTGNTIESLFEYFKNTQRPKSLKVASLLLKPEVFKKDFTIDYVAKEIPNKFVLGYGLDYDELGRNLPDLYQLAEGRINH; encoded by the coding sequence ATGGAAACAGTCAAAATCCACGACAAAGAATTCGTTCCCTACCTGAGAAACGATGAAATTCAGGAAATCATAAAAAATCTCGCTCTGAAAGTTTACGAAGATTACAAAGACGAAACACCCGTATTCATCGGCGTATTGAACGGCGTGATTATGTTTTTCTCAGATTTCCTCAAACATTACCCCGGCCAGTGCGAAATCGCATTTATCCAAATGAGTTCATATCTCGGCGGAATGCAGTCTACAGGCATCGTTTACAAGAAAATGGACCTTACCAAAGATGTGGAAGGCCGCCACATCATTTTGATGGAGGACATCGTGGACACGGGAAACACCATCGAGAGCCTTTTTGAATATTTTAAAAATACCCAAAGGCCAAAATCTCTGAAAGTGGCTTCCCTGCTACTGAAACCGGAAGTTTTCAAAAAAGATTTCACCATCGATTATGTTGCCAAGGAAATTCCCAATAAATTTGTTTTAGGATACGGCCTTGATTATGACGAA
- a CDS encoding adenylosuccinate synthase yields the protein MSTYVVVGLQYGDEGKGKITDVLSAKSDYVVRFQGGDNAGHTVYVGDEKFVLHLLPSGVLQCKGKCIIANGVVVNPKSFSREIEQLESKGMNTDHVFISRRAHVIMPYHILLDTYREEEKGGTEIGTTKKGIGPCYEDKIARVGIRMVDLLNPEILREKIEKNLRVKNSLFEKYFEKPTLDIDEIYNEFVEIGKKLQDRIVDTELELNEAIRDNKIILFEGAQALMLDIDFGTYPFVTSSSPSTGGVCAGAGVPPTSLQNLIGVAKAYTTRVGNGPFPTELGNELGEKIRQIGGEFGATTGRPRRTGWLDLVSLKHATMINGINNLVITKLDVLSGISPLKIATKYKTEDGKIIDYFTSSTTKLYDYEPIYEELEGWDEDISHARTYDDLPENAKKYIEFIENYLGINVYLVSVGPERSQNIIRKELF from the coding sequence ATGTCAACTTACGTGGTTGTTGGTCTTCAGTACGGAGATGAGGGAAAAGGGAAAATTACCGATGTTCTTTCCGCTAAATCAGATTATGTTGTTCGTTTTCAGGGTGGTGACAATGCTGGGCATACAGTGTATGTAGGCGATGAGAAATTTGTGCTGCACCTTTTGCCGTCGGGTGTTTTGCAGTGCAAAGGGAAGTGCATCATTGCAAACGGAGTGGTGGTAAATCCCAAATCTTTTAGCCGCGAGATTGAGCAACTGGAAAGCAAGGGAATGAATACCGACCACGTGTTTATTTCCAGAAGGGCGCACGTCATTATGCCTTACCACATCCTGCTCGATACGTATCGTGAAGAAGAGAAAGGCGGCACAGAAATCGGCACGACCAAAAAAGGAATAGGCCCTTGCTATGAAGATAAAATTGCCAGAGTAGGCATCCGAATGGTTGACCTCCTGAATCCTGAAATCCTGAGGGAAAAAATTGAGAAAAACCTCCGGGTAAAAAATTCCCTTTTCGAGAAATATTTTGAAAAACCTACGCTTGATATCGACGAGATCTACAATGAATTTGTGGAAATCGGCAAAAAACTCCAGGACAGAATCGTGGATACAGAACTGGAACTGAACGAGGCCATCCGCGACAATAAAATTATCCTTTTTGAAGGCGCGCAGGCGTTGATGCTTGACATTGATTTCGGGACGTATCCTTTCGTGACCTCTTCATCGCCGTCCACAGGCGGAGTTTGTGCCGGGGCTGGGGTTCCGCCCACATCGCTGCAAAATTTAATTGGTGTGGCAAAAGCGTACACCACCAGAGTGGGAAACGGACCTTTCCCAACCGAGCTCGGCAATGAACTGGGCGAAAAAATCCGCCAAATAGGTGGTGAGTTTGGCGCAACAACCGGCCGACCGAGAAGAACAGGCTGGCTCGACTTAGTTTCCCTGAAACATGCGACGATGATCAACGGTATCAACAATCTTGTGATTACCAAACTGGATGTGCTTTCGGGAATTTCACCACTGAAAATCGCTACGAAATACAAAACCGAAGACGGAAAAATTATCGATTATTTTACTTCTTCAACCACAAAACTCTACGATTACGAACCGATTTATGAGGAGCTTGAAGGTTGGGATGAAGATATTTCGCACGCCCGGACGTACGACGACCTCCCAGAAAATGCCAAAAAATACATCGAGTTTATCGAAAACTATTTAGGAATTAATGTTTATTTGGTTTCTGTAGGCCCGGAAAGGAGTCAGAATATCATCAGAAAGGAATTGTTTTAA